DNA from Leptospira mayottensis 200901116:
AAACTGGAGCAAAAACAAGAATGGTTTCTGAAAATTAATCCGAACGGTAGAATCCCTGCGATCATCGATAAGGACAATGGAAACTTTGCCGTGTTCGAATCGGGAGCAATTCTGATCTATCTCGCGGAAAAAAACGGTAAATTTTTACCAAATGATCCGAAGGAAAAAAGTATCGCACTCCAATGGCTTATGTTTCAGATGGGCGGGGTCGGCCCAATGCAAGGACAAGCCGGAGTATTCTTAAAATACGCTCCCGAAAAGATTCCTTTCGCGATTTCCAGATACCAAAACGAAACAAAACGTTTGTATTCCGTTTTAGATAGGAGGCTCGGTGAAAGTAAATTTTTAGCCGGAAAAGAATTATCAATCGCCGATATAGCAACCTGGCCTTGGGTCAACATACACGACTGGGTGGAAATTTCTTTAGACGAATTTCCGAACTTAAAACGTTGGAACGAAGAACTCGCAAAACGCCCGGCTTTCATCAAAGGGAAGGATATTCCGAACAAAAAAGATCATAAAAACAACGCGGAAGAAGTCAAAAAGAAAGTTTAGTCTATATTAATAAAGTAGAATTTTCTAATTTTTCTGAAGACGATTCGGCAACGGGAAGGATCACGAAAAACGTGGTTCCCTGTTCCGAAGTTTCAAAGAAGATTTTTCCATTATGATCTTCTATGATTCTCCTGCATATATCCAGACCTAGACCGGTTCCCGCACCGGAAGGTTTTGTAGTGAAAAACGGTTCGAAGATGCGGTCTCGTATCGTATCTTCGATTCCGTTTCCACTATCCTTGATCGCAATTTCCAAACCGGTCGGTGCCCGCTTACAGGAGATTACCATTTTCCCCTTATAATTCATCGCATAAAGCGCATTCCCTATCAGATTAATCCATACCTGAGTCAGAGATTCAGCATTTCCCCAAACGCAGGAAGTTTCAGGCATATCACGAACGATCTCCACTTGAGTTTTATATTTCGAATAATAAAGTGTAAATACGGTTTCCAATTGCTTACGTACGTCCACAGGCCCCATCGTCGTTTCAGCAGGATCTTTATATGCATATTCCTTTAAAGCTTGTATTACAAGGGAGGCCTTTTCCGCCGCCTTTTCGATCGTAAAACTCGCCCGGGCAAGACCGGAAAGAGAAAGAGCATTCTGTGCGATCATAACCAATTTTTCTTTTTGAGGCAGATCCTTAAAATTTTCCGAAACATAGTCGGGACTAATTCCCAAATCGGTGAGCATGTCCGCAAGACGCATAACCTCGGAAAATCCGAAGTCGTTTAACAAAACCGCAATTTTTTTTCTTTTGACTCTTTCTTCTCTGGTATCATAAAATTCCCTCAGGGCAATTCCTTTGGAAAAAAGTTTTTCCCAAATCGTTTTTTCCTCTTCCGTAAATCTCGAATAATTTCTTAAAAGACCTTCCCAAGAATTAGACAATACAGACCGAATCCCTTCGTTCGAAGAAACGATGGCGCCTAATGGTGTATTGAGTTCGTGTGCAATTCCGGCGACCAACTGTCCGAGGACGGCCATCTTCTCGGAGCGAATCAGTTGTTTTTGTGTGCTTTTTAAATCTTCGATTGTCTGAATCACTTGTTCATTTTTAGAAGTGAGATATTGATTTACGGTCCTCAACTCTTCCGTTCTTTTGGCGACGATCCCCTCAAGTCCTTCGTTGATCAAACGGATTTCCTGTTCCGCATTCGTCATTTCCTTTACGAGAAAGGTTTGTCTCGCACTCGCAATCACAACCACGATCGTGGTTCCAGTCCACGCTATAATTCGAACTCCTTCGGGCAATCCACTGAGAGTTCCCGCAAGTACGATCGTAATCGAACTTGCAACTACTTCAAATAACGGTAATAAACGAAGCGCCGCTTCAAACCTTCTTCCCCAAACCGGGTGGTCATTGAATTTGGGTTCCCAGGTCAAGGCTCCATACCCCAAAATTAAAGCGGAAACAGAAAAACCCGCATTGAGCACGGTTCCATCCGGAGGAATCTGCACGATAAAAAACGCGTTCCATAACAGCCAACAAAGTCCCGTTCCTCCCATACCGAGTATGAAAAAAAACCAGGACTTATCCGGTTGTAATCTTAAAAGAGGAATGAGTAAAACTCCTAGAGCCGCCGCGGTTAAAAAAGAAACCGGATGATTGATCAAAGGAAGAAGTTGAGGAATTCCAACCCCCTCCCTTTGAGGAAGATACAATGCAAGAGAAAAAGTAAGAATCGCAGTGATAAGCCCCAGTGCATCCAACACAGCCGTTCGGATTCTACTTCGATCACATTCAATAACTATAATAGAATATCCAATGACAAAACAGGGAGCCACCCAGGGAAAAAGATAATCGCTCGGAGTAGGAATTATGTAATAATCAAGATAAACTTGAATCGCCCAGGAGAGTTGTCCGAGCGCATTTGCCGTGAGACCGAGCGCGAACCAAAGTCTAAAACGATGAATTCCGCCTTCGACAGAAAAATAACCGAACCAGGCGAGAGCAGCCGCACATAAATAGGAAACGGTCCAGTGAATGTTGTCTATAAGTCTGTCTATATGTCTTTCTTCGTAATAATAATTCCCAAAAAAAGACGCGATTACCAAAATCACGCTGATCCAAAATACCAAGAATCCCAAATCGGAAACCGAAAATCGCGAATGATTTTTTAAATTTGTCATCAACCGTGCACAGACGACAACCAGTTTAAACGTTAGCCACCCATTTCGTCGACCTTTTTCTCGTTCTTAAAATTCTCAAAGCAGGTCCTCTTAACTCCTTTCAAAAATCTCGAAAGGAGTCGATCCGATTCGGATCGTCAGAATTCAGCCGTACACGATCGAACGCATTGTATGATTCGCTTAGAGTAGAGTTCGACTTAAATTGTCAGGGAGATGAGGAACTCCATTGATCGATACCGGCAAATACTTTCCTCTTACCCACCGAAACGTATTTAAAGAAGTATTCCAAATCCAGGGCATCCAAGCAAAACAGTCTTCATCCTGACGTAAAAAACGATTCAGTACCAACGAGATCGGAGTTCCCGAGGTAAAAATGAAAGTCCTTTCCTGATTTGCCGAAGAAAACAAAACATTAGAAGAATGGAATATTCTATTCTCAAAATTTTCGTACGTTTCGATTCCTTCCAGAGTTTCTTTTCCCTCTCTCCAGAATCTCAGAATTTCCTCTGTCAATCTCAAAAATAAGGCTGCAGATCTGATCCCGCCCCTGACTCGAATTTTGCCGTATTGAGAAAGTGTCTTTGCAAACTCCGATCTTTTGGAAGCAAGCAATTTGGAATAAGCGCTCCAGAGTTCCATCGAAAATTCGTCCCAACCCGCATCTTGATGGACAAAAGAGCCGTCTTTGTATTTCTCACGGTCTCCACTAACTGAAATTACACCTTGCATAAAAGATTCCGCGGTTTCTATATGTCTTCGAAGAGTTCCGGTTACGATCC
Protein-coding regions in this window:
- a CDS encoding ATP-binding protein, translating into MTNLKNHSRFSVSDLGFLVFWISVILVIASFFGNYYYEERHIDRLIDNIHWTVSYLCAAALAWFGYFSVEGGIHRFRLWFALGLTANALGQLSWAIQVYLDYYIIPTPSDYLFPWVAPCFVIGYSIIVIECDRSRIRTAVLDALGLITAILTFSLALYLPQREGVGIPQLLPLINHPVSFLTAAALGVLLIPLLRLQPDKSWFFFILGMGGTGLCWLLWNAFFIVQIPPDGTVLNAGFSVSALILGYGALTWEPKFNDHPVWGRRFEAALRLLPLFEVVASSITIVLAGTLSGLPEGVRIIAWTGTTIVVVIASARQTFLVKEMTNAEQEIRLINEGLEGIVAKRTEELRTVNQYLTSKNEQVIQTIEDLKSTQKQLIRSEKMAVLGQLVAGIAHELNTPLGAIVSSNEGIRSVLSNSWEGLLRNYSRFTEEEKTIWEKLFSKGIALREFYDTREERVKRKKIAVLLNDFGFSEVMRLADMLTDLGISPDYVSENFKDLPQKEKLVMIAQNALSLSGLARASFTIEKAAEKASLVIQALKEYAYKDPAETTMGPVDVRKQLETVFTLYYSKYKTQVEIVRDMPETSCVWGNAESLTQVWINLIGNALYAMNYKGKMVISCKRAPTGLEIAIKDSGNGIEDTIRDRIFEPFFTTKPSGAGTGLGLDICRRIIEDHNGKIFFETSEQGTTFFVILPVAESSSEKLENSTLLI
- a CDS encoding histidine phosphatase family protein, with the protein product MSFVHLIRHGQANSRGENYDLLTQHGKDQSFALGKFMAQNGELPDRIVTGTLRRHIETAESFMQGVISVSGDREKYKDGSFVHQDAGWDEFSMELWSAYSKLLASKRSEFAKTLSQYGKIRVRGGIRSAALFLRLTEEILRFWREGKETLEGIETYENFENRIFHSSNVLFSSANQERTFIFTSGTPISLVLNRFLRQDEDCFAWMPWIWNTSLNTFRWVRGKYLPVSINGVPHLPDNLSRTLL
- a CDS encoding glutathione S-transferase family protein; translated protein: MIELYSASTPNGRKVSIMLEELGIPYTIHPIDLDKLEQKQEWFLKINPNGRIPAIIDKDNGNFAVFESGAILIYLAEKNGKFLPNDPKEKSIALQWLMFQMGGVGPMQGQAGVFLKYAPEKIPFAISRYQNETKRLYSVLDRRLGESKFLAGKELSIADIATWPWVNIHDWVEISLDEFPNLKRWNEELAKRPAFIKGKDIPNKKDHKNNAEEVKKKV